One window of Cucurbita pepo subsp. pepo cultivar mu-cu-16 chromosome LG19, ASM280686v2, whole genome shotgun sequence genomic DNA carries:
- the LOC111781821 gene encoding two-component response regulator ARR8-like isoform X2, producing the protein MGSSVAAMGMVSDSKFHVLAVDDSVIDRKLIERLLKTSSFQVTTVDSGSKALEFLGYDPGNNSIPYVSPNHHHHHHHHHHHHHHQEVDVNLVITDYCMPGMTGYDLLKKIKGSKALRNIPVVIMSSENVPARINRCLEEGAEEFFLKPVRLSDVNRLKPHMLKTKLKCDKPERTEEDEPDSGSQPQAPEQQHHEQQHEQQHEQHEQEQLQSQQVPTPLQDQDQDRLQSVPVLPSPQQEQEQLQLLPPTPPQQSNNNKRKAMEDGLSPDRTRPRYNGITTMV; encoded by the exons ATGGGATCTTCTGTTGCTGCAATGGGCATGGTTTCCGACTCCAAATTCCATGTTCTTGCTGTTGATGACAGCGTCATCGATCGGAAATTGATTGAGCGTCTCCTTAAAACCTCCTCTTTTCAAG TAACTACGGTTGATTCTGGGAGTAAGGCTTTGGAGTTTTTGGGGTATGATCCTGGAAATAACTCGATTCCCTATGTTTCTCCtaaccaccaccaccaccaccaccatcatcatcaccatcatcatcatcag GAAGTGGATGTGAATCTTGTTATTACTGATTACTGTATGCCTGGGATGACTGGCTATGATTTGTTGAAGAAGATCAAG GGGTCCAAGGCTCTGAGAAACATACCTGTTGTGATTATGTCATCTGAGAATGTACCTGCAAGAATCAATAG ATGTTTAGAAGAAGGAGCAGAAGAGTTCTTCTTGAAACCGGTCCGACTTTCGGACGTCAACAGGCTTAAACCCCACATGTTGAAAACCAAACTCAAATGTGACAAACCAGAAAGAACAGAGGAAGATGAGCCTGATTCAGGAAGCCAACCCCAAGCACCAGAGCAACAACATCATGAACAACAACATGAACAACAACACGAACAACACGAACAAGAACAATTGCAATCGCAGCAGGTGCCAACACCGCTGcaagatcaagatcaagatcGATTGCAATCAGTACCAGTGTTACCAAGCCCGCAACAGGAGCAAGAACAGCTGCAATTGCTCCCGCCAACGCCGCCGCAACAATCGAACAACAACAAGAGGAAGGCAATGGAAGATGGACTTTCACCAGATAGAACAAGGCCTAGATACAATGGTATTACAACCATGGTGTAG
- the LOC111781821 gene encoding two-component response regulator ARR8-like isoform X1 has translation MGSSVAAMGMVSDSKFHVLAVDDSVIDRKLIERLLKTSSFQVTTVDSGSKALEFLGYDPGNNSIPYVSPNHHHHHHHHHHHHHHHQEVDVNLVITDYCMPGMTGYDLLKKIKGSKALRNIPVVIMSSENVPARINRCLEEGAEEFFLKPVRLSDVNRLKPHMLKTKLKCDKPERTEEDEPDSGSQPQAPEQQHHEQQHEQQHEQHEQEQLQSQQVPTPLQDQDQDRLQSVPVLPSPQQEQEQLQLLPPTPPQQSNNNKRKAMEDGLSPDRTRPRYNGITTMV, from the exons ATGGGATCTTCTGTTGCTGCAATGGGCATGGTTTCCGACTCCAAATTCCATGTTCTTGCTGTTGATGACAGCGTCATCGATCGGAAATTGATTGAGCGTCTCCTTAAAACCTCCTCTTTTCAAG TAACTACGGTTGATTCTGGGAGTAAGGCTTTGGAGTTTTTGGGGTATGATCCTGGAAATAACTCGATTCCCTATGTTTCTCCtaaccaccaccaccaccaccaccatcatcatcaccatcatcatcatca TCAGGAAGTGGATGTGAATCTTGTTATTACTGATTACTGTATGCCTGGGATGACTGGCTATGATTTGTTGAAGAAGATCAAG GGGTCCAAGGCTCTGAGAAACATACCTGTTGTGATTATGTCATCTGAGAATGTACCTGCAAGAATCAATAG ATGTTTAGAAGAAGGAGCAGAAGAGTTCTTCTTGAAACCGGTCCGACTTTCGGACGTCAACAGGCTTAAACCCCACATGTTGAAAACCAAACTCAAATGTGACAAACCAGAAAGAACAGAGGAAGATGAGCCTGATTCAGGAAGCCAACCCCAAGCACCAGAGCAACAACATCATGAACAACAACATGAACAACAACACGAACAACACGAACAAGAACAATTGCAATCGCAGCAGGTGCCAACACCGCTGcaagatcaagatcaagatcGATTGCAATCAGTACCAGTGTTACCAAGCCCGCAACAGGAGCAAGAACAGCTGCAATTGCTCCCGCCAACGCCGCCGCAACAATCGAACAACAACAAGAGGAAGGCAATGGAAGATGGACTTTCACCAGATAGAACAAGGCCTAGATACAATGGTATTACAACCATGGTGTAG